A single region of the Candidatus Bathyarchaeia archaeon genome encodes:
- a CDS encoding ATPase domain-containing protein, giving the protein MERVSSGIKGLDELLGGGFPKGKCVLVVGGPGSGKTIFAMQFLKSGAEGDEAGLYITLDETPDQIKEEMSSLGWNLEGLERSGKLFLLDATQLRRVKGTPPEPYVKTSSKAFVAHLPELTLPSLIETTVKLVEEENIQRVAIDPITALTIRYGETLRRRRAVLRLFDALLNTGCTSIITSELRSSLLERRFQVEEFLSQGVIILHTILHGGDVVKAIQIEKMRGIKHDTQLRPYIITENGIEVYPKDKVF; this is encoded by the coding sequence GTGGAAAGGGTAAGCTCGGGGATAAAGGGGTTGGATGAGCTTTTAGGCGGGGGTTTTCCGAAGGGGAAATGTGTGCTGGTGGTTGGAGGTCCAGGCTCAGGGAAAACCATATTCGCGATGCAATTCCTGAAAAGTGGGGCTGAAGGGGATGAGGCTGGTCTTTATATCACGTTGGACGAGACGCCAGACCAAATCAAGGAAGAGATGTCATCGCTGGGATGGAACTTGGAGGGGCTTGAAAGATCAGGGAAGCTTTTCCTCCTCGACGCCACTCAGCTGAGGAGGGTGAAGGGGACTCCCCCTGAGCCCTACGTAAAAACCTCCAGCAAGGCTTTCGTCGCCCACCTCCCAGAGTTGACCCTTCCATCCCTGATCGAAACCACAGTGAAGCTGGTTGAAGAGGAGAACATTCAAAGGGTCGCCATAGACCCCATCACAGCGCTCACCATACGGTACGGGGAAACCTTGAGGAGGAGGAGGGCTGTGTTAAGGCTTTTCGACGCTCTCCTGAACACCGGATGCACCTCCATCATCACCTCAGAGCTTAGGTCAAGCCTGTTGGAGAGGAGGTTTCAGGTGGAGGAGTTTCTGTCTCAAGGCGTGATCATACTGCACACCATTCTCCATGGAGGGGACGTTGTGAAGGCGATTCAAATCGAGAAGATGAGGGGCATCAAACATGACACTCAGCTGAGACCATACATCATCACCGAAAACGGGATAGAGGTTTACCCCAAGGACAAGGTCTTCTAA
- a CDS encoding ATPase domain-containing protein yields the protein MTNIEHIRTREGDPMRLKPVMLTALLLTVYVAWIHVQAHGDPTLTPSLGGVGKVTLYARYDESFPALDNRILTTMPPRGDLCSANASQEVLFTLYPSLGRSLKVSGTVLFKGWLKADYSTTGRLLFTLYEVNATGGRNVVARVEGYVGLTATPGEYTFGLSGLEHTFTEGSTIQFGALFIPDRAKVTGFLVWNTAESQTQVVLPCLSHVGVHISAYNGGGLLKNFLSLNATLGSMNVSFIANVTNPFGVQDLKGASITLLNATGGLEASYTAMKLKKIGAAMYTATYEFNKTLKEGVYRASVNVSDQSGNVFWSEDTYWVTPFYSIILRFLDDERVPLAGANYTVINLGTGLSFSGQANASGLAGVLLPPSNIVGGYNVSVAYWNRTLNQSFEVSKGGGVLDVRLPLYRVEVKALLYFLPLPNASVKLQSEGGVVFQGRTGWNGTYVFHRVPAGRYRAVAMFAGGAGSTELEVKGEARTVVRVESLYLSAALAGLLTLAAATFAMILIRKRRMFVEKPFTYIDKLVDGGLPYEATVMVTGPPASGKSILLNGLVQQSLKNGRKCLYITNIDFPSKVRDQLTNLGIDVKEYEKKGSLCFVDCYSGVAGQESPERHHVDSPHDVTRLGVEISSCLEEMGKETDVYYDSLSTVVTALKPDQVVSFIHATGAKIKGVGGRFCFTVGSDIQPTILSRVDETVDCVLELRMEETEKERVRTMRIKKVRGRGHSARWVLFDVGKKGIIFLTEKRPIR from the coding sequence CTCCATCCCTTGGCGGGGTTGGGAAGGTCACCCTATACGCCCGTTATGACGAATCGTTTCCAGCCCTTGACAACCGAATTTTAACTACGATGCCCCCCCGTGGTGATTTGTGCTCAGCTAACGCTTCGCAGGAGGTTCTCTTTACCCTCTATCCCTCACTTGGCCGAAGCCTAAAGGTTTCGGGAACAGTCCTATTTAAGGGATGGTTGAAGGCGGACTACTCCACTACGGGTAGGTTGCTCTTCACCTTATACGAGGTGAATGCAACTGGGGGGAGAAACGTGGTGGCGAGGGTGGAGGGATATGTAGGGTTAACGGCGACCCCTGGGGAGTATACGTTTGGTTTATCAGGCCTCGAGCATACATTCACCGAGGGTTCGACGATCCAGTTTGGAGCCTTATTCATCCCCGACAGGGCTAAGGTCACAGGGTTCCTTGTATGGAACACGGCTGAAAGCCAAACGCAGGTTGTGTTGCCATGCCTCAGCCACGTTGGCGTCCACATCTCCGCCTACAACGGTGGAGGACTCTTAAAGAACTTTCTTTCTTTAAACGCCACACTCGGCTCAATGAACGTTTCTTTCATCGCCAACGTCACAAACCCCTTTGGGGTTCAGGACTTAAAGGGCGCATCCATAACCCTGCTCAACGCTACCGGAGGGTTGGAAGCCTCATACACGGCTATGAAGCTGAAAAAAATTGGGGCGGCCATGTATACAGCGACCTATGAGTTTAATAAAACTTTGAAGGAAGGCGTCTACAGGGCTTCCGTGAACGTCAGCGACCAGTCGGGGAACGTCTTTTGGTCAGAGGACACCTACTGGGTGACGCCTTTCTACTCCATCATCCTCCGCTTCTTGGACGACGAGAGAGTACCCTTAGCTGGGGCCAACTACACCGTCATCAACCTGGGCACAGGCCTAAGCTTCAGCGGCCAGGCCAACGCCTCAGGACTCGCCGGAGTTCTCCTCCCACCCTCCAATATTGTGGGAGGCTACAACGTCTCTGTTGCGTATTGGAATCGAACTCTCAACCAGTCCTTCGAGGTTTCTAAGGGAGGCGGCGTCTTGGACGTTCGACTCCCCCTATACAGGGTTGAGGTGAAGGCCCTACTCTACTTTTTACCCTTACCCAACGCGTCGGTGAAGCTTCAAAGCGAAGGAGGGGTGGTATTCCAGGGGAGAACCGGCTGGAATGGAACATACGTGTTCCACAGGGTTCCAGCGGGCAGGTACCGAGCTGTGGCTATGTTCGCCGGCGGGGCGGGCTCAACGGAGCTTGAAGTGAAAGGTGAGGCGAGGACGGTTGTGAGGGTGGAAAGCCTGTACCTTTCCGCCGCCTTAGCGGGCCTCCTCACCCTCGCCGCGGCCACCTTTGCGATGATTCTCATTAGGAAGCGGAGGATGTTCGTTGAGAAGCCCTTCACCTACATTGACAAGCTGGTTGACGGAGGACTCCCCTACGAGGCCACTGTAATGGTCACCGGTCCACCGGCTTCCGGGAAAAGCATCCTTCTAAACGGCCTAGTCCAGCAAAGCCTGAAGAATGGTAGAAAATGCTTGTACATCACTAATATCGATTTCCCCAGCAAGGTCAGAGATCAGCTGACAAATTTAGGAATAGACGTGAAGGAATACGAGAAAAAGGGATCACTCTGCTTCGTTGACTGTTATTCAGGGGTGGCTGGACAGGAGTCCCCGGAGCGCCACCACGTCGACTCACCCCACGATGTCACGAGGCTTGGAGTTGAAATCTCGTCTTGCTTAGAGGAAATGGGGAAGGAAACAGATGTCTACTATGATTCTCTGAGCACCGTGGTTACCGCGCTGAAACCCGATCAGGTGGTCTCCTTCATCCACGCCACGGGGGCGAAGATTAAAGGGGTTGGAGGAAGATTCTGCTTTACGGTCGGCTCTGACATACAGCCCACGATCCTCTCCCGGGTTGATGAAACAGTAGACTGCGTGCTAGAGCTTCGAATGGAGGAAACCGAGAAGGAAAGGGTGAGGACGATGAGGATTAAAAAGGTTCGCGGCCGAGGACACTCCGCCCGTTGGGTGCTGTTCGATGTTGGGAAGAAGGGGATCATTTTCCTGACGGAAAAACGACCTATCCGTTAA